ATGAAGCCATTACGCTGCGCATGCACCACAGTTTTGTACAACTGCCCGATGCCAACTACAAACCCCGGGTATTTGATGCCCGAAGCAGTTTTATTCCCCTGTCGTATTACGATTATGCCACGCCGGTGAGTGAGCCCATCGAAAAGTTTTATGCCGTGCGGCATCGCCTCGAAAAGAAGGATAAAAAAGCGGCGAAAAGTGAAGCGGTAAAACCCATTGTGTACTACCTCGACAATGGCACCCCCGAGCCCATTCGCAGTGCCTTGCTCGAAGGGGCCGGCTGGTGGAATCAGGCTTTCGAAGCTGCAGGCTTCATCAATGCTTTTCAGGTAAAAATATTGCCCGATACTGCCGATCCCATGGACATTCGCTACAACATGATCAACTGGGTACACCGCAGTACACGTGGCTGGAGTTATGGTGCTTCTGTTGTTGACCCCCGTACCGGCGAAATCATCAAAGGAAATGTAACGCTTGGTTCTTTAAGAGTGCGGCAAGACTACCTCATTTTTAGCGCCCTGCTGTCGCCTTATGCCAAAGGATTGCCCGCCGATGATCCCATGCTGAAAGCCGCACTGGACAGGCTACGGCAGCTGTCGGCACACGAAGTAGGACATACGTTGGGCCTCATGCACAACTATGCCAGCAGTGTAAGCAACCGTGCTTCTGTCATGGATTATCCGCACCCTGTGGTAACGCTGAATGCGAAGGGTGAAATAGACATGAGTCAGGTATACGACAAAGGCATTGGTGCTTGGGATAAAGTAGCCATTAACTGGGGATACAGAGAAATGGCTCCCGGCGAAAATGAACAAACCGTACTCAACACAATTCTCACAACTGCTGCAAAAAATGGTTTGCAATTCATCAGCGACCGTGATGCCCGAGCTCCTGGTGGATTACATAAAGATGCTCACCTGTGGGACAATGGCCGTAGTGTGGTAGAAGAGTTGAAAAACGTGCTGGCGGTTCGCCAAAAAGCCCTTGAGAATTTTGGAGAAAACAATGTGCGGCCCGGTACACCCATGGCCTTTTTAGAAGATGCGTTGGTGCCCTTGTATTTCTACCATCGCTATCAGGTAGAAGCGGTAACCAAACTGGTGGGTGGTGCGCATTACAACTATGCTTTACGTGGCGATGGCCAAAGCATTTATACGCCACTTTCTAAAGCAGAACAAATGGCTGCTCTTGAAGGGATCATGAAAACTTTGCAGCCCGAAGTGCTCAATATTCCTGAACGCATTGCCAATTTAATTCCACCTCGTCCTGCAGGATACGATTTCAACAGAGAGCTGTTTAAAAAACGTACGGGCCTCGCTTTCGACAGATTAACACCTGCAGAAACAGCCGCCGATTTGCCGCTGTCATTCCTCTTTCACCCCGAAAGACTGAACCGCCTGGTGCAGCAGCAAACTACCGTGGGCCTTGGCCTGGAAGAAGTGCTGCAATACATGGTAGACAACACTTGGAAAGCACCTCGTAAGTCTGGTTTTGAAAAACAAATACAACAACAAACAGAGCAGATATTGCTCACGTATTTGTTGGGGGGCAGTGTAAATGACGACAATGGTTTTGAAGTGAAAGCACAACTGCAGCAAGCGTTAGAAAATCTGAAAGTCTGGCTCACGGAACAAGTTAAAACCAGTACAGCTGCAGACAAAGCGCATTATCAACTCGCCATCGACAGAATGAAATCACCGGATAAAGCCAAACCAACCTTACACAAAGAAGCCCCTCCGGGTGCACCTATAGGTTGTGAGGTGGAGTTTTGAGTTGGTTGGTTGGTAAGTTGGCACGTTGAGATGTTGGTATGTGACTACATCTTCGTCTCTCGACCTTATTCTCAACCTTGTCCTCTACCTCAACCTAGGTCTTGACCTTCAAACCTCGTACTTCGTCCCTCTTACCTCAATAGGTTTTCGTCATATCCTCGTCTACCACAATAATAAAATCGGCCTTGCCCAGGTGCTCTTTATCGAGCCGGGCAAGGTCTTTTTGTGTAACGGTACTAATGGTGCCAATGCGCAGACCGGGCCGGCTTTGTTTCAGATACCAGTTGATGCTTTCATAATTGTCGCTATGGTAGGCGCCATTGTAGTGTATAAATGGCACACCGGGCTGCAGGTGTTGCAAAATGAAATACGCCATCGTTGCATCTTTTACGGCTTGTGCTTTGGGCAGGTTGCTGCTGCCATGGCCACCCATCATTTGTAGCATGTTTTTGTAGCAGGGCAACAAAGAATCGTACGCCACAGGCAGTGGCATCATCCAGGCTTTAGCTTCTGCTGAAATGGTGTCCAACACTTCAAAACCACCCTTGGCTACCATGCTGGCGTATCGCCGCGGAATATTGGTGGCAATAAAAGCGTAGTTTTTTTCCTTGGCATATTTTACCAGCGGCGCATAATCAGTGGGATAATTTTTCCAAAGCCGTGCATTACTGTCAAGCCCTTTGGCTGATAGCTTGCCCGCTAAAAAAGCATTGAGGGCTTGCTGATTGTCGGCTTCAAACATTTCGGCACCCAGCGTAATTTTTTGCTGATCACCCAGGCTGCGGGTGAGCTCCAGTTGCAACCAATGTGCAATAGGATTGTCGTGGTATTCGCCAAACAAAATCACTTCCTGTTGCTGCATGGCTTTTACCACATCGCCCCATTTGGCCTTTTTGCCTTTAGCAGTAAAAATTTGATACGAAGGCAGTGATTGTGTATAAGCCGTTATGCTCATCAGTAGTAAAATGAATGACAATAGTTGTTTCATGAAGCCTGATTAAATATTCAAGTATTGCTTAAAGCGTCTGTAATGTAGAGAAGTTGCTCGTAATAAATACAGTTGGAAATATTGGCAAAGGGGTGGAGGGGATAAAATGTGACCTAGGTTACTATTCGCAAGCTGATTATAAAGGATATTTAGGGACAAGTGGAAATAGAATTCGAGAAACTTATGGCTAAAATTCTAGTTATAGCGAAAAGGCACAACCTGTATAATTTTTTCATGCTCTGCTTTTCAGTTTGTGCATTTGTCAATACTAGTGTTGCCCGAACTTTTGTTTTTAAACCAGTTGTAGCACAAGCACTGTACTCAGATACTGCTAACTGGGAAAACCGTCAATATCCCGGACTTCAAATTGAATATGGCGACACCATTGTTTTTGAATCCAATGGTAATTATCAACAAGTAATTATTGATACCAATATTATAGTCAGGGGGTATTGTCATGTAAAGGACAGTGTGTATTGGATGGTTCCTGCAAATACTAACATTACTTTTCAAGGGCTGCTTTATGAAAGCATCATAGAACGTGAAAGACTAAAGGCGAATACTACTTCTGAAGTAACTGTTGCAGGTAAATTGTTTTTCAACGGGGCAGGAGCAACTTTACTGGGCATAGCCAATATTTCAGGCAACATCGTTTCAGATGCGGATGTAGAAAATGCGTTGTATCAACAAAAAATGAGCTTGAAAAAGGCAGTTGTTTCCGGAACTGTTTCCGGAATTGGTTTGCAGCTTTCTGCAGATAGTTTGGCTGTAGATTCCAGTGCTGTTATTACTATTCATTCAGGATACAATATGAATGGAGGAAGCTTGAATGCCACTTTTCTTCACAACAAGGGAAAAATCAATTTGCTTTATGAAACGCAGTTAACGAGTAATACGATACAGAACAGTGGTGTCATTAATGCTGGAGCAATTACGGGGCAAATAACTAACGATGGGACGATAGAAGTTTTGCAATTTCCTAGCAATGGTTTTACGGCCAATATCCATGATGTAATCAATACCGGTACCATAAAATTATACGGTTCAATATATGCTCCATTGATGATAAATGGCGTTAATAATGAAGGCGTTTTTCAAATAAGTGATTATCTGAATGAAGCCTCTGCCAACACTTGGGTGACTATAGAAGGAATGGTTCTAAATACGAATCAATGGATACAAACTGGCACCGCTGCTGTGGCACACATGCAAGGTGAATATGCCAATGCAGGTAACTGTTACATCAATGGAAAAACATTTTTTAATAGTGGCATTTTCACAAACAACGCCGTTTGTGTTTTTTCTGCATCCACCATGACTCCGGCATTCCAATTGGCAAATGAATTCGTAAACAACGGCACCCTTACTTTTTATGGAAAGGTTATTCTTTCAGGCCAACTTAAAAATTATGGAACACTCAATTTCAATAATTAGACTACATCTGGTATGTAAAAGGATAGGTTGTTGTAACTGCAAGCTTTAAAAATTCTCGAGAATCTGCTCCAGTTCGTGTTCGGTTTTTACCAGCACTTCACGGGCTTTACTGCCTTGGTTGGCACCTACAATGCCTGCAGCTTCCAGTCGATCCATCAATCGACCTGCTCGGTTGTAGCCTAGCTTCATGCGGCGTTGGATTAGGCTGGTGCTACCCATTTGGTTTTGTACAATCAAGCGGGCTGCATCGGCAAACAATACATCCCGGTCGCTCAGGTCGAAGTCGCGGCCTTCTTGTTCTTTTTCATCTACATATTCGGGCAGCAGGAAGGCATCGGGGTAGCCTCGTTGTGTGCCAATAAATTCACACACTTTCTCTACCTCGGGTGTATCTACAAACGCACACTGCAAACGAATGAGTTCGCCATTGTGACTAATGAGCATGTCGCCCTTGCCAATGAGTTGCTCTGCACCGCCGGCGTCGAGGATGGTGCGGCTGTCAATTTTTGAACTCACTTTAAAAGCAATACGGCTCGGGAAGTTGGCCTTGATGGTACCGGTAATGATATTGACCGAAGGACGCTGCGTAGCAATAATGAGGTGAATACCCACAGCACGGGCCAGCTGCGCCAATCGGGCAATCGGCATTTCTACTTCTTTGCCAGCGGTCATGATGAGATCGGCAAATTCATCTACCACCAACACAATAAACGGTAGATACTGATGGCCTTTTTGCGGATTGAGCTTGCGTTTGATGAACTTCTCGTTGTACTCTTTGATGTTGCGTACATGGGCCTCTTTCAGCAGGTCGTAGCGGTTGTCCATTTCAATACACAAAGCGTTGAGTGTATTGATTACTTTTTTGGTATCGGTGATGATGCTTTCATCTTCGCCAGGTAGTTTAGCCAAAAAGTGTTTTTCGATGACGCGGTACAAACTCAGTTCTACCTTCTTCGGATCGACCAGTACAAACTTGAGTTGCGAAGGATGTTTTTTATACAACAAACTAACGAGCACTGTATTGATGCCGACCGATTTACCCTGACCGGTAGCACCTGCCATCAGCAAGTGCGGCATGCTGGCAAGGTCGGCTACGAAATGCTCGTTGGCAATGGTTTTGCCAATGGCAATGGGCAGGCTGTATTTGTTGTTGAGATATTTGTCGCTGCTCAGCAGACTCTTCATGCTCACCACATTCTTCCGCACATTGGGTACTTCAATACCAATGGTACCCTTACCCGGAATGGGTGCAATGATGCGGATGCCCAATGCTGCGAGACTCAACGCAATGTCATCCTCCAGGTTTTTGATGCGGCTGATACGTACACCAGGCGCCGGCACAATTTCATAGAGTGTTACAGTAGGACCTACCGTTGCAGAAATCCGCTGAATGGTGATGTCGTAATTCTTGAGGGTGCCGATGATCTGATTCTTATTTTGCTCCAGTTCTTCGGGGTCGGCTATTACTTTTTCGCTGCCATGTGTATCCAGCAAATCGAGGCCGGGAAATTTATAGCCTTTCAAATCCAGTGCAGGATCGTAGGGCTCTAAATCCTGTGTGATTTCCGGAATGCTGCCGGTGGCATTAGCTACCATTTCGTCAATGTCTTCTTCTTCGTCCAAGTCGTTGTTCAGCTCCAGTTCCAAATCGCTTTTGGGCAGTTGGTTGGGCAGTATTTCACGAACGGCGATGGGCGTAATTTTTTTAGGCTGCAAAGGTTCTGACTCTGGTTCGGATTCCGCTACAGGTGCTGGTGGATTAGGCTTGGGTGGCAATGCTACCGCAATGGTTTCTACCGATTCATCAGTCTCCATTACATCCAGCGCATTCACCGGGTCTTCATTCACCGGCGTTGATGGTTGTGGCAAAACCACGGCAATGCCATCACCATCCATGCTGTTGCCATTGGCCGCTACAGGCTGGTTGGTGAGTGGATTGATTTCCTCGGGCACAAATACCTGCATGGCAGGCGTTTTGCCTTCGGCATATAAGTCGTTGATGCTTTTGCCCGAGGGAATGGGCGTTGGCTGAAAACGGGCATCACTCTGTGCAGCAGGCGATTCTGGAATGGTTGTTTCTTCCACCGCTTCCGGCACTATGGCAGCTACCGCTTCGGGTTTGGTGAGGTTGGCTTCGGCATCGGTGAGGGTGGGTTTTTCCAACCGCTTGGGCAGTTTGAACACTGGGTTGAACCGCCAGATAAACCAACTGAAACCAGCCACAAACAAGAGCAAACCGGTGCCGGCTTTGCCCATGAGGTTGCTCAGGTATTGGCTGCAAAATTCACCCACAGCACCGCCGTAGCTAAAGCCACTGTCGGGCAGGGCAAAAGCAAGTGCCACACTAAAAAACAGCAGCCCGGTGAAGGTGTACTTCACATTGCGCCAAACAGAAAAAAGCTTTTTACCAAAAATGAGGTTGACACCTGCAACAAACGGCAACGTGCACAGCAGAAAGGCAGCCAGTCCAAAGCCTTTATAAATGAGGGTGTGGCCCGTCCACGCACCGAGGCGGCCGAGCATATTGTCAACCTGTAAATTGTCTGCAAACAAAAAATTGGCGCCGGCTTTGAATACTTTATCCTGATCTTCCTGCCAGGTAAAGCAATAGGAGCCAAGCGCAATGAGCAATAGAATACTTAGCACCAGCAGGCTGAACCCGCTGATTTTGTGGGTGCGTTCATCTTTCACCACTTCCTGCACACTCACGGTTTGCTCTTTTTCCTGCTTCAGTCCTGGGGTGCTGGTTTCCTTCTTTTGCTTTGCTTTTACTGCCATTGTACCAAAGATAAATGCCGCCCAAATGTAGCGGCTAATACAAGAAACCCACGGGGTGGGGATTTATTGTGCTCTCAAGCGGGTGAATGACTCGTTGATGTGTATAAATAGTAGGAGGATGAAGCTTGTGAATAGATTATTTCCGGGCAAAAAGGCATTCAATTTTCTAATTATGTCTTAATGCGGCTTTGTCACTTTCTTTTTCTTGAAAAAAGAAAGTAACCAAAGAAAATTCAAGGCAAACCCGACGCCTTCGGCCGTTTTGCCTGGCCAACGCCTCCCTCTGTGTAAAATGTGCTCAGAAAAGTGAATGCATGAAGCACGAAAGGCTTTTAAGACATTTACTAAAGTTATTACGCTCTAGTAGCATTTTTTCGCCATTGCATTCCTTCCACTCCCATCAACGCCAGCGCCGCTACTGCCATCAGGTACAAGCCCAACTGCGGCTGACCGCTGAATTGTTTGTCTGCCAACTCGGGCATTTGCAGCAACCTAATGATGCGCAGCAAGGCAAAAGCCAGCAGCAATAGACCGCTAATAATGCCCGGCCAAACGAGCCATTGCTGTTTTTTAAGTTGCCAAATCCACTGCAGGGAAATGAGCACTACAGCTACACCAACCATGGCCCAGGCCGACTGCTGAAAATACAGGGCTACGGTATGAGTGCCGCCATTCAGGCGAATGCTTTCGGCTGGAATGAACAGGCTAATGAGCAACAACAGGTAGCTGCCCAATAACCAACGACGATATACAGAAATGGCATTCATGAACTGCAAAGATGCGGGAAGCCAGCTTTGCGATGCACAGAATTGCACACTGGTTGATAGCACAAGTGAATGCCGTGCGGCAAAAACTTTAGGTTTGCTGCAATGGTTGCTAAATCAATGGATATCGGAACACATGCACTGCTGCCTTACGAGGCGCACAACCGTCAGCTGCTGCTGGAGTGGTCGCCGCTGCACTTGCATGTATTACTCTTCAACAACAATACGGCCTCGGTAGAAGCCCTCGAATCATTTAGCGGAAGCATTGATGACGAGGACGAATGGGATGCGCTGCTAGGCCAAAGCAAGCTGCTGCAACTGCACGATGTGGCAGTGAAGCTGGTAGCTGCGGCGTCACGTTTTTTGCCCTGCCCGCTGGAAGTGCTTGATACCGACCGCTGCAAACAGGAACTCGATTTGCTGTTGGGGGCTGCTTTGTGGCAGCATACCAGCTCCGATATTTTACAACACCGCGACATGGCCATTATTTGGCAAATGCCTGAATTGCTGCTGCAAAGAATGCGCAACCATTTTCAGGTAATGCAGGTGCAACATGTGCAGTCAATGCTGCTGCAACGACCTGTAGCTACGGGCACCATTGGTCAACTGCTGCTGGCCCCACAACAATGTATGCTGCAATTGCAACAGGATGGCCGGTTGATTTTTGCAGCTTGCCTGCCGGTATTGAATGCCGATGATTTGGCGTATCGATTGTTGCAGGTTTGTCAGCAATACGGGCTCAATGGGGCCGAGGTGCAATGGCAATGCTCCGGCATGATTGCTACTGATGGCGATTTGTATACCAGCTTACAGAAATACCTGCAACAGTTTCAGTTGCAAACAACCGATGTGTCGATGCCGGCAGAAGCCACCACACATTATTTTGCTCACCTCTTAGCAGTTTTGTCATGAGAATCATTGGAGGAGAATGGGGAGGGCGAAAAATTCATCCGCCAACCAAAATGCCTTACACCAGGCCTACTACGGATATTGCCAAAGAAGGCTTGTTCAATATTTTGCAAAATCAGGTTGATTTTGAAGGCGCCAAAACACTCGATTTATTTGGCGGCACCGGTGCCATTTCGTACGAACTCATTAGCCGTGGCGCTACCGATAGCACCATTGTAGAAAAGGATGTGCAAATGTATCAGTTCATCAGCGACAACCTGAAAAAACTGGGTGCACCTCCGGTAAAAATGTTTCGCCTGGATGTGTTCAAATTTTTGGAAACCTGTACCGAACAATACGATTTCATTTTTGCAGGCCCTCCGTATGCACTCACTACCATTGATGATATTCCACGCATCATCATTGATAGAAAACTGATTGCACCGGATGGCGTATTTGTGCTGGAGCATACACCCCGCAACAATTACGAGCAGTATGCAGGTTTTGTAAAACAACGCAACTACGGCACCACCGTTTTTTCATTTTTTGAAAGAGTAGACTAACCGCAACATGACTAAAGCCAGCATTCGCAAAAGCTATACGGCACAGCGCCAGACGTTGACCACCGAAGCCATGCACGAAATGCTGACACCCATGTTGCACCAGTTTTTATCCTTGTCGTTGCCAGCGCCTGCTATGTACATGAGCTACCGCAGCATGGACAATCGCCATGAGGTACCAGTGCATTATTTCGAATCGGTGCTGAGCGATGAAGTGGCCGGTATTCAATTTTGTTATCCACGCATCCAAATGACCGATGGCAGTATGGATGCCATTGCCGATGACGATGCTGTGCAATGGGAAGAAACCGTATTTGGTTTGGAAGAACCCGTGGCGGGCAACATTGTTTCGCCAGAAAATATAGATGTTGTGCTGGTGCCCTTGCTGGCCTTTGATACCCGTGGTTTTCGGGTGGGCTATGGCAAAGGATTTTATGACCGTTTTTTAACACGCTGTAAGAAGGATGTGTTAACAATCGGGCTGAGTTGGTTTCCGCCAGTTGACGGCATTGAGGATATCCATGCGAATGATGTACCTTTAAAATATTGTATCACGCCGCAACGGATCTATGCATTTTAATTTTTACCTGTTACGTGGTCTCCGGTTATTGTTGTTCCCTTTTTCATTTGTAATGGCGCTGGTGGTGATGCTGCGCAACAAGCTCTACGACTGGAATTTTTTCAAAACAACATCGTTCAATCTGCCACTCATATGTGTGGGCAATGTGAGTGTAGGTGGTACTGGCAAAAGCCCCATGACCGAAATGCTGATTGGTTGGCTGCAGGAAGATTTTCAGCTGGCCACTTTGAGCCGTGGATACAAAAGAAAAACGAAAGGCTACCTGCTGGCAGGCGAGGGTACCACTGCATTGGAAATAGGCGATGAACCTATGCAGTTTCATCAGAAGTTTCCGCATGTAGCCGTGGCTGTGGGTGAGGAACGTATTGTAGCTGTACCGCAATTGCTGCAAGACCGCCCCGATACAGATGTGATTATTTTGGATGATGCTTTTCAGCACAGAGCTATTAGTGCAGGGCTCAATATTTTGCTGACTGATTACAGCAATCCTTATTGGTACGATTGGTTTTTGCCGAGCGGCGATTTGCGGGATGAACGCCGCAGTGTACAACGGGCACAGATAATCGTCGTTACCAAATGCCCGCCGGATATGGGGCCTACGGAAAAGCAAAAAATCATTCAGCGTATTAAACTCTTGGCGCATCAGCAAGTGTTTTTTACCTGCTTGCAATATGCTACGCCGTATCACATTCTTACAGCAGAAACAAAATCGCTGCCTGCAGAAGCTGCGGTGTTGTTGGTGTGTGGCATTGCCAATCCGGTGCCACTCAAAAAACATTTGGAAAAACATGTAGCCGAGTATCATCAGCTCAGTTACAGCGATCATCATATTTTCAGCATTGATGATTTGCGGGAGATGGAAAAACGCTTCACTCAGCTGGAGCATAACGAAAAGCTATTGCTGACAACAGAAAAGGATGCGGTTCGCCTCCTCAAGTTTGGCGAAGAATTGAAACGACTGCCCTTGTACGTGCAGCCCGTGCAGCATCAGGTGTTGTTTGGCGAAGCTGATTTATTTAAAAAAGCCGTGGTAGACTTTGTGCTGCATTTCGGCAAAACACAAACACATGCATAAGAAAGATCAACATAAAAAGAAGTCATTCAATGAAGAAGTGGCTGGCACACTCGACATCACCCGCTCGGGTTTAGGATTTGTGATTACAGGAAAAGGCGATGGCGATATTTTGGTTCGCCCCAACGATTTCAACCGGGCCTTTCATGGCGATAAAGTAAGGGTACGCATTACCCGGGGCGGCTTTGGCGGTGGCAAGCGGGAAGGA
The Phnomibacter ginsenosidimutans genome window above contains:
- a CDS encoding ChaN family lipoprotein — translated: MKQLLSFILLLMSITAYTQSLPSYQIFTAKGKKAKWGDVVKAMQQQEVILFGEYHDNPIAHWLQLELTRSLGDQQKITLGAEMFEADNQQALNAFLAGKLSAKGLDSNARLWKNYPTDYAPLVKYAKEKNYAFIATNIPRRYASMVAKGGFEVLDTISAEAKAWMMPLPVAYDSLLPCYKNMLQMMGGHGSSNLPKAQAVKDATMAYFILQHLQPGVPFIHYNGAYHSDNYESINWYLKQSRPGLRIGTISTVTQKDLARLDKEHLGKADFIIVVDEDMTKTY
- a CDS encoding DUF3822 family protein → MVAKSMDIGTHALLPYEAHNRQLLLEWSPLHLHVLLFNNNTASVEALESFSGSIDDEDEWDALLGQSKLLQLHDVAVKLVAAASRFLPCPLEVLDTDRCKQELDLLLGAALWQHTSSDILQHRDMAIIWQMPELLLQRMRNHFQVMQVQHVQSMLLQRPVATGTIGQLLLAPQQCMLQLQQDGRLIFAACLPVLNADDLAYRLLQVCQQYGLNGAEVQWQCSGMIATDGDLYTSLQKYLQQFQLQTTDVSMPAEATTHYFAHLLAVLS
- a CDS encoding 5-formyltetrahydrofolate cyclo-ligase; the encoded protein is MTKASIRKSYTAQRQTLTTEAMHEMLTPMLHQFLSLSLPAPAMYMSYRSMDNRHEVPVHYFESVLSDEVAGIQFCYPRIQMTDGSMDAIADDDAVQWEETVFGLEEPVAGNIVSPENIDVVLVPLLAFDTRGFRVGYGKGFYDRFLTRCKKDVLTIGLSWFPPVDGIEDIHANDVPLKYCITPQRIYAF
- a CDS encoding FtsK/SpoIIIE family DNA translocase, which codes for MAVKAKQKKETSTPGLKQEKEQTVSVQEVVKDERTHKISGFSLLVLSILLLIALGSYCFTWQEDQDKVFKAGANFLFADNLQVDNMLGRLGAWTGHTLIYKGFGLAAFLLCTLPFVAGVNLIFGKKLFSVWRNVKYTFTGLLFFSVALAFALPDSGFSYGGAVGEFCSQYLSNLMGKAGTGLLLFVAGFSWFIWRFNPVFKLPKRLEKPTLTDAEANLTKPEAVAAIVPEAVEETTIPESPAAQSDARFQPTPIPSGKSINDLYAEGKTPAMQVFVPEEINPLTNQPVAANGNSMDGDGIAVVLPQPSTPVNEDPVNALDVMETDESVETIAVALPPKPNPPAPVAESEPESEPLQPKKITPIAVREILPNQLPKSDLELELNNDLDEEEDIDEMVANATGSIPEITQDLEPYDPALDLKGYKFPGLDLLDTHGSEKVIADPEELEQNKNQIIGTLKNYDITIQRISATVGPTVTLYEIVPAPGVRISRIKNLEDDIALSLAALGIRIIAPIPGKGTIGIEVPNVRKNVVSMKSLLSSDKYLNNKYSLPIAIGKTIANEHFVADLASMPHLLMAGATGQGKSVGINTVLVSLLYKKHPSQLKFVLVDPKKVELSLYRVIEKHFLAKLPGEDESIITDTKKVINTLNALCIEMDNRYDLLKEAHVRNIKEYNEKFIKRKLNPQKGHQYLPFIVLVVDEFADLIMTAGKEVEMPIARLAQLARAVGIHLIIATQRPSVNIITGTIKANFPSRIAFKVSSKIDSRTILDAGGAEQLIGKGDMLISHNGELIRLQCAFVDTPEVEKVCEFIGTQRGYPDAFLLPEYVDEKEQEGRDFDLSDRDVLFADAARLIVQNQMGSTSLIQRRMKLGYNRAGRLMDRLEAAGIVGANQGSKAREVLVKTEHELEQILENF
- a CDS encoding zinc-dependent metalloprotease, whose protein sequence is MKKWIWLACFGLSLNAMAQSLPAIEDKVKNMTAKPGFLPMYLDGETGKIYLEINQWKQELLYNTSLPAGLGSNDIGLDRGKLGEERIIRFEQQGKKVMMIQPNYAYRAVSNDAAEKRAVEQSFAQSMLWAFTAEAATGQRVLVDATEFMLRDAVKVANTLRRSNQGSYQLDKNRSLLYLPNTRNFPLNTEIETTITFTNTDGQTGAYVRSVTPSDEAITLRMHHSFVQLPDANYKPRVFDARSSFIPLSYYDYATPVSEPIEKFYAVRHRLEKKDKKAAKSEAVKPIVYYLDNGTPEPIRSALLEGAGWWNQAFEAAGFINAFQVKILPDTADPMDIRYNMINWVHRSTRGWSYGASVVDPRTGEIIKGNVTLGSLRVRQDYLIFSALLSPYAKGLPADDPMLKAALDRLRQLSAHEVGHTLGLMHNYASSVSNRASVMDYPHPVVTLNAKGEIDMSQVYDKGIGAWDKVAINWGYREMAPGENEQTVLNTILTTAAKNGLQFISDRDARAPGGLHKDAHLWDNGRSVVEELKNVLAVRQKALENFGENNVRPGTPMAFLEDALVPLYFYHRYQVEAVTKLVGGAHYNYALRGDGQSIYTPLSKAEQMAALEGIMKTLQPEVLNIPERIANLIPPRPAGYDFNRELFKKRTGLAFDRLTPAETAADLPLSFLFHPERLNRLVQQQTTVGLGLEEVLQYMVDNTWKAPRKSGFEKQIQQQTEQILLTYLLGGSVNDDNGFEVKAQLQQALENLKVWLTEQVKTSTAADKAHYQLAIDRMKSPDKAKPTLHKEAPPGAPIGCEVEF
- a CDS encoding RsmD family RNA methyltransferase, encoding MRIIGGEWGGRKIHPPTKMPYTRPTTDIAKEGLFNILQNQVDFEGAKTLDLFGGTGAISYELISRGATDSTIVEKDVQMYQFISDNLKKLGAPPVKMFRLDVFKFLETCTEQYDFIFAGPPYALTTIDDIPRIIIDRKLIAPDGVFVLEHTPRNNYEQYAGFVKQRNYGTTVFSFFERVD
- the lpxK gene encoding tetraacyldisaccharide 4'-kinase, encoding MHFNFYLLRGLRLLLFPFSFVMALVVMLRNKLYDWNFFKTTSFNLPLICVGNVSVGGTGKSPMTEMLIGWLQEDFQLATLSRGYKRKTKGYLLAGEGTTALEIGDEPMQFHQKFPHVAVAVGEERIVAVPQLLQDRPDTDVIILDDAFQHRAISAGLNILLTDYSNPYWYDWFLPSGDLRDERRSVQRAQIIVVTKCPPDMGPTEKQKIIQRIKLLAHQQVFFTCLQYATPYHILTAETKSLPAEAAVLLVCGIANPVPLKKHLEKHVAEYHQLSYSDHHIFSIDDLREMEKRFTQLEHNEKLLLTTEKDAVRLLKFGEELKRLPLYVQPVQHQVLFGEADLFKKAVVDFVLHFGKTQTHA